In a genomic window of Gossypium arboreum isolate Shixiya-1 chromosome 7, ASM2569848v2, whole genome shotgun sequence:
- the LOC108468318 gene encoding transcription factor CYCLOIDEA-like, translating to MFFSTSANDYNNINPFLHFPSSSYHPQALPPPPPPLLSHESNGILLNHHHHHHDLVSASSLLPANPQLTDTLLNMALLNKDGVGFGGPPGFGFPVNKAVKKDRHSKICTAQGVRDRRVRLSIEIAREFFDLQDMLGFDKASKTVEWLLRKSNNAIRELVKMKRHGNGCPGGQRSFSLVPDDQYEMVAENGALGVDGGEFEGTAFQSNLLELEGVVSKDKKMKNLHKAAVPLLAKESRAKARARARERTREKMCSGSGSSTSRHEWKICPDSSPHFLRSLSQLEPTKKSDHSYGHNSSSMASSFKVVAHQVEEPSAASRDNVIEESLMIRRMLKPSAILGFQQNLATSKDASCNSSGNNGFPNLSQKWDINGAMAHSTLCAVTTNVNLSTGVQLYGKP from the exons ATGTTCTTTTCAACTTCAGCTAACGACTATAACAATATCAACCCTTTTCTACACTTTCCTTCTTCTTCTTACCATCCCCAAGctcttcctcctcctcctcctcctcttttAAGTCATGAATCTAATGGCATTCTCcttaatcatcatcatcatcaccatgATTTGGTGTCGGCTTCTTCATTGTTGCCTGCAAATCCTCAGTTGACCGACACTTTACTTAACATGGCACTTTTGAATAAGGACGGGGTTGGTTTTGGTGGTCCTCCAGGGTTTGGTTTTCCCGTCAACAAGGCTGTGAAGAAAGATCGACATAGCAAGATTTGCACTGCACAAGGGGTGAGAGATAGGAGGGTGAGGCTGTCCATAGAAATCGCCCGCGAGTTCTTTGATCTACAAGACATGCTAGGGTTTGACAAAGCAAGCAAAACCGTGGAGTGGCTGCTTAGGAAGTCGAACAATGCCATAAGGGAGCTGGTAAAGATGAAGCGTCACGGAAATGGTTGTCCCGGGGGTCAAAGGAGTTTTTCTCTCGTTCCTGATGATCAGTATGAAATGGTAGCAGAGAATGGAGCCCTTGGTGTCGATGGAGGAGAGTTTGAGGGCACAGCTTTCCAAAGCAACTTACTTGAGCTAGAGGGTGTTGTTTCTAAAgataaaaagatgaaaaatttacACAAAGCAGCAGTCCCTCTGCTAGCAAAAGAGTCAAGAGCAAAGGCAAGGGCAAGAGCAAGGGAAAGGACTCGAGAAAAAATGTGCAGTGGGTCTGGGAGTAGTACTAGTAGACATGAGTGGAAAATATGTCCAGATTCAAGCCCTCATTTCTTAAGGTCTTTGTCCCAACTTGAACCAACCAAGAAATCAGATCATTCTTATGGCCACAACAGTTCCAGCATGGCATCTTCCTTTAAGGTTGTTGCTCATCAAGTTGAAGAACCTAGTGCAGCATCAAGAGACAATGTTATCGAGGAATCTCTAATGATCAGAAGGATGTTGAAGCCATCTGCAATTTTGGGTTTTCAGCAAAACCTTGCAACTTCAAAGGATGCAAGCTGCAACAGCAGTGGCAATAACGGCTTTCCCAATTTGTCTCAGAAGTGGGATATTAATGGTGCAATGGCACACTCTACGCTTTGTGCTGTAACAACTAATGTCAATCTCTCAACAG GAGTTCAACTGTATGGCAAACCCTGA